In Hugenholtzia roseola DSM 9546, the genomic stretch GTCCCTGCACAACCCTTGCCATCTGCCCTGCCCAAAGTGCAAAGGAAACAGGACCGGGCAAATTCACCTTCCTACCCACATTGAGTTCCGCCAAATTATTAGAAGTGCCAATTTTAGGCGGCAAATTGTCCTTAGATGGATTTTTCAAAACTACATACCAGCCTTCAGGCGCAATCACAAAGGGGCGAATGGAATCCTCCAAATTGCACTTTTCAAAGCGTTTGGTGTAATCGTCGAACATCACAGGACGGTCGGTATTAGCAAGGCTCGTCTTGTAAGGACCGACATAAACATTGATATTGCCTTTGGTTTGGTCGGAAATAAAGGCGTATTCGTTGGGGGCAAGCACTAAATCGCGCTCTCGGCTATTTTCTGACATAAAGAAAGAGGGTTAAAAGTGTGAATAAAAAAGGTGGTCGCTTAGTGTATAAAAAACACTTTCCTTATTTTGCTTAACGTAAAAAATACACGAAGGTTTGTTTTCCGCCTTTAAAGTAGGGTTTTTTTTTCTATCCAAAAAATAATAAGCCCTGCCAATGACGACAAGAGATTTGTTTGGGCATTGTAGAATGGTTATTTTTTGCTCCTCGAGCTTGAAGACAAGCCTTTCTTAAATTATATTTTTCATATCTTTGTCAAAATGGGCTTACAGAAGCATCTTTTATGAGCTGGTAAGCAAGATACTTTATGTACGGAAAACGTATTATCTTATTTACAACTAAGTATTAGAAAAACGCCCTTGTGAAATTCTCGCACTGTTTGGACAAAGCAGACTTTGTCCCTACTAAGTAAGATTGGGGCAGGAGTTCCTAAGATAAGAGATTTCTGTATGTTCTCAAAAGTTTTTGTTTTTAAATAAAATATCTTTTTGCGCATTTATGACAAATGAGAAACCTCTTTTCCGTACATTTTTGCAGTCGCCACAGCAGTATGGCAGGTTAGAGGCGTGGTGGAAAAAGCAATTTGTAGCCTATTTTCCAGATTGTCCCGATTGTAAAATAAATTGGCACAAGGCTCAATATGCTAACGGCACACCACTACGCGACGGAAATCCTATTTTTACTGTTTATATTCCTAAAATAGGTAAAAATATTCGCATTGTGCAAGAAGCCCTCGAAGATGAACAGGATATTCACCTCGACACTTGGACTGATAAGAAATATTATCAAGACAAACTCGTTCCCGAACTCGTGATTGCGCTGACCCTTACCAAAGAAACCGCAAAAGAGGCTTTTGCTTGTATGGCAGAATGGCAGCGCGGACAATTCCAACAAGTATAGCACCAGTTTTGGAAACCAAAACCCAAATTCCCAACTTTACTACTCCCTTTATTATGGCTATTGCAAAACCTTTCAACTTACAAGCGTGGATAGACGAAAACCGCCACTTGCTCAAACCGCCCGTCGGCAATCAGCAGATTTATCACCAAAACCAAGATTATATCGTTATGGTGGTAGGCGGTCCTAATTCCCGAAAAGATTACCACTACAACGAAGGCGAAGAACTTTTCTACCAACTCGAAGGCGACATCGTGGTCAAAATTATTCAACCCGACGGCACACCTGCCGACATTGCCATCAAAGCAGGCGAAATGTTTTTGCTTCCTGCCAAAATCCCCCATTCACCGCAACGCCCTGCGGGGTCGGTAGGATTGGTCATAGAAAGATACCGAAAGGCAGAGGAAAAAGACGGTTTTCTGTGGTTTTGTGAAAATTGTGGGCATAAACTCTACGAGGAATATTTTACCCTGACCGATATAGTGGTACAACTTCCCAAAGTAATGCAGACTTTTTACAATTCCGAAGACCTGCGCACCTGCCAAAAATGTAATACCCAAATGCAAAAACCCTAATGCTTTTGCAGCCTTTCTATTCGCAAGTTTCGGAATAAAACAACTCTGTTCGGTTCTGTAATATCAATGGCTCACGTAGGGACAAGGCAGTGTCTTGTCCCTGCACTAAACAAAAACTTTTGAAGTCTAAACTTACTGCGCCCTGCCTTTTTGCGAGAACGACAGGAAGAAAAAATCAAAAACACAAAAAAAGCCTTCTCTTTTGGAGAAGGCTTTTAGTGGGCGCAATAGGATTCGAACCTATGACCCCCTGCTTGTAAGGCAGGTGCTCTGAACCAGCTGAGCTATGCGCCCGATTTAAACGGCATTTAAACTATGTTTAAAAGGTGAGAAAGGTTTTGCTAAATCAAGTTCGCTACGGCTATAATATCTGTGCTGTAATGCTTGCTTTTATTAGCGTCTGCCTTCTTTGTTCTGTTTTGGTGATGCAAAGATGCAGGCTTTTTTTCGAACTTCCAAATGAGAACGCCTTTTTTTTCGTCTTTTTTTTGATGTTTTTTCTAAGTGTTTCATTTTCAAGGCTCTAAAAAAGGAAAAAAATAGAAACTTTGGCTACTTATTTTTCAAATTGCGGAAAAATACGCGCCTCAATCGCATTTTCTATCCCCTCGTAAAAACAGAAATATTGAAAGTCGGCATCAAGATTTTTTTTCATGTCAGGCAAAACGCCTTTCCAAAAGTTGGCAAAGGGCGACACAAAGGTTTCCGCTTTCGTAGGGTCAATAAGGCACAAGACAAGGGCTTCTTGCTGCCACTGCATAGGATTTTGATTAAAATTTTGTGCAAGCATAGGCACTAAGCTCTCCAAAAAATGGGCTTTTTCGGGAAACAGCTCTTTGATTTTACCAAAAACAAAAAGTAGATAAAGGCGTAGCGTCTTGGCAGGTGCAAAATCGAGGTAGTCAGGGTTATGCCAAATGGCACTTTTTTGTCCCTTTTCGAGCCAAAAAAGGTAGGTTTCTGAAAAAGACGCGCCCTTTTCCAAGAGATGAAGTATCGCAAGCGAAAGCAATCCTATCCAGTCATAACCTTTCGGACTTTCCCATAGAAACATCAGGGCTGCAAAGGTTTGCTCAAACCGCACTTTTAGGGCTGCAAGTAGGGCTTTTTCCTGCACTACTTTTTCGGCATATTCGCCTTTTTGATAGTCATGACCCCACGACTCAAATATTTCTTGGTGCTGCAAATAGTAGGTGCTGCCCTTCGAAAAAGCATAAAGCAACTCGACAATTTCTTTGGCTTGCGGCTTTTCGAGGTGCCAAATAAGCCTTGTCAGAAAGGGAATAGCAGCAACAGAAGCCTCATAAATTGTACCCTGATGCACAAGCAGGGAGGCAAGCTCATTAAAATTTTTGTTGAAAACTTTTTCAACTTTTTTGTTCTTTTTAAACTCTAATTCCGTTGGGCTGCCTTGCAGATTTTGGTCTTTTTCGGGGCTAAGTTTCCAAAAAAGAAGCAAAATGTCGGCAATCTGTGAAGACTCACTTTGATAGGCATTGGGCAAATGCTGCCACGCAACGGCACGAAGGGCAATTTCAAAATCGGCAAGCAGGTTGGAAGGCAGGTCGGAAGGCAGGTCGGAAAGCATGAGCGCGTTTTCAAGGTTTTATAGTCGGAAAGGTGCAAGCTAAGAAAAAAAATGGTAACCCAAGCGCAAAATTGGTTAGGCTTTTCGAAGCAAACTAAGCCAAAACCAAGTGGATTTCGGCGTTTCCGAAGGGCGCGTTTGGCGTGCCTCCCTGACTAAATCGTCTATCAATTTTTCAGCCATCGCAGGATAGGGCGCGTGAACGCCTTTTTCCAAAGCCAACCAATAGTGGATATGCCCGTAGTGCTTTTTCTTCAAACTTTTCAAGACCTGCACCCCCATTTTTTTCAGGGCGGCGGCGTTGTAGTGCTGTTCAAGTTGGTCTTTCATAGGGACAACCAGCAACTTTTTGCCCAAAAAAAGAGCTTCGGCAGGCGTTTCAAAACCTGCACCAGCAATGACGCCGCGCGAAGTGCGGAGGCTTTCGGTAAAATTTTCTAAGTCGATGGGGAAGATAGAAAAATTATCTATCTTTCTGATAGTCAGGGCAGTTTTTGAGAAAATGTGCCACTTTTCAAAGGGAAAATGCTTGCACATCTTGACTACCTTTTCATCACTATAAGCAGGCAGATAGACCGTATAATGTTCACCTTCTTCAATTTGTGCTTGTCGGATTCCCTTTCGGATAAGAGGGGGATATATTTTTTCGCCCAAGTCTAAAAAATGGAAACCATACCGCTCGCGTGTAGGCGCGTAATTTTTTAGCACCCA encodes the following:
- a CDS encoding 3-hydroxyanthranilate 3,4-dioxygenase — protein: MAIAKPFNLQAWIDENRHLLKPPVGNQQIYHQNQDYIVMVVGGPNSRKDYHYNEGEELFYQLEGDIVVKIIQPDGTPADIAIKAGEMFLLPAKIPHSPQRPAGSVGLVIERYRKAEEKDGFLWFCENCGHKLYEEYFTLTDIVVQLPKVMQTFYNSEDLRTCQKCNTQMQKP
- a CDS encoding glycosyltransferase family protein; translation: MRILYATQATGNGHIARACELIPILKKKGEVDILLSGTSSDLVLPYQVRYRAHGLSFAFGKKGGIDLFKTLQKAKLWRLWRDIQRLPLGQYDLIISDFEPISAWAARLRGKTCFALSNQAALFHPEVPKPDLERWRWAVQIGEWVLKNYAPTRERYGFHFLDLGEKIYPPLIRKGIRQAQIEEGEHYTVYLPAYSDEKVVKMCKHFPFEKWHIFSKTALTIRKIDNFSIFPIDLENFTESLRTSRGVIAGAGFETPAEALFLGKKLLVVPMKDQLEQHYNAAALKKMGVQVLKSLKKKHYGHIHYWLALEKGVHAPYPAMAEKLIDDLVREARQTRPSETPKSTWFWLSLLRKA